Proteins encoded within one genomic window of Diorhabda sublineata isolate icDioSubl1.1 chromosome 1, icDioSubl1.1, whole genome shotgun sequence:
- the LOC130451564 gene encoding farnesyl pyrophosphate synthase-like has product MYYNTHDINPRFLSRAIFTVHAYRLLEKPSLLTLDNIRKACILGWCHRMIDISIIIDDDIADDSKIRYNKPTWHQLDEVGINNAILDAAFIESAAHFLIINHFSNHPQYVNIHRELLGSYAHTNVAQLHEIKKPLYLANIVDTDAHAASKQICLDMARFQKIDDDVKGIMTPFSEKLKECTDISEGRTSWLAIEAYKRSNEAQRKILRDHYGKNNQNSVDKVYNLFEELRLVEVYENLREEFYEKTYSKIYELPKMLPPQLYIDLLNYIMSGNYLV; this is encoded by the exons ATGTATTACAATACCCACGATATAAATCCAAGATTTCTATCTAGAGCTATATTCACAGTACATGCTTACAGACTTTTGGAAAAACCATCCCTTTTGACACTAGATAATATAAGAAAAGCTTGTATTCTTGGGTGGTGTCATAGAATG ATAgatatttcgataattatagatGACGATATCGCAGATGACTCTAAAATACGTTACAACAAACCAACTTGGCACCAGCTCGACGAAGTAGGAATAAACAACGCTATTCTTGATGCCGCTTTCATAGAATCCGCCGCTCACTTCCTAATCATCAACCATTTTTCCAATCATCCCCAATACGTTAACATCCATAGAGAATTATTAGGCTCTTACGCCCATACTAATGTGGCTCAATTGCATGAAattaaaaaac CGTTGTATTTGGCAAATATTGTTGATACAGACGCTCATGCTGCTTCCAAACAAATATGTTTGGATATGGCTCGTTTCCAAAAGATCGAT GACGACGTAAAAGGGATAATGACTCCTTTCAGTGAGAAGCTGAAAGAATGTACGGATATTTCAGAAGGTAGGACTTCCTGGTTGGcgattgaagcttataaaagaAGCAACGAAGCGCAAAGGAAAATCTTACGTGATCACTATggtaaaaataatcaaaattcgGTGGATAAAGTTTATAATCTGTTCGAGGAATTACGTCTAGTTGAAGTTTATGAAAATCTAAGGGaggaattttatgaaaaaacctactcaaaaatatatgaactacCTAAAATGTTACCACCTCAATTGTATAtagatttattaaattatattatgagTGGAAATTATCtagtataa